The following is a genomic window from Nicotiana tabacum cultivar K326 chromosome 3, ASM71507v2, whole genome shotgun sequence.
GAGTAGGGGCTCTTGTATATAGAGCTAATATAGAATTGTGTGTCATTGCGGGTTGAAGCGTTACTATTTTTGGCCTAAAGctcccttttttccttttcttttggggggtggggtggggggttgGGGGGTGGGCTTATGAAGTTGCGTTGTTTCGGAGTAGTTCTGGGTTTCGAAAGAAATTTCGACACTTGGCTAAAATCTACTAGTAAACATGTGGAGTTTTGTAAACAATGATGTTCTTGATATGAATTTTGGTATCCTTTTAGATTGATTATCCATGATTATGAATCATATGAAATGTCACAATTCAAGAGAACTGtaagtttttgtattttttgggcAAACGAGTTAAATtcattgttgttggtgttgctgATTGTTAAAGCATTCTGAGAGGGCTCGTTATATGAAGAATGATAATAATCCGGGGAAGGCTCGCAGAAGTTTGAAGTTGAGGAAGATAATGAAGTGCTTCTGCTCGGGGGAACAATTACAGATAGATGACAGGGATGAATCCCTCGCGACTAAGGATTACACAACACGTCTCCGTTCATCAAGAGCCAGAGAAGCTGAACAAAAGCCAGATATTGGTGATATTGAAGAAGCTGAATCATCTTTGCGCGAGAGTGGTGCTTTGAATTATGAGGTACCAATCACAAAAGTTTGCccgtatctctctctctctctctctccctacAATATTGCCATGTTAAGTTTGCCTTTAGTGTAGCATCTCATCCTAAATTATTTCACGTTTTGATTGGCATGTACAGTCAGACCACTTTATAACAGTCATCCTCTATAACAACATTTTACTCTAACCAAGTTTCCTTTGGAACATAGTTCTCTTTATATCAACATTTCGCTGTAGCAGCCAAAAAATGTCCGGACAAATGATCTACTTTGTCCGGACATTTATACTATTATCTACTATAGTTTAAAATGTCgctatagagaggtttgactgtattgGAATTATTCATCTGTGACAGTTAACCTATTATCTACTTTCTAGGAAGCAAGGGCATTGCTTGGAAGATATGAGTACCAAAAGGGAAATATAGAGGCTGCTCTACATGTGTTTGAAGGAATAGATATTGCCTCAGTGACTACTAAAATCAAAGTCACCCTTGCCATAAGAGCTCGAACTAAAAAGAGACGTTCACAGAAGTATGATAAATCACCAATGTCAATACATGCTGTGAGTTTGCTCCTGGAAGCAGTCTTTCTTAAAGCAAAATCGTTGCAGGTTCTTGGGAGGTGTAAAGGTTAGACTATACGTAGTAGTCTTTCAGTTCATTTTTCGTAATCGATATATTTGCTTGCATAGGTCCAAATAGAGGAAATGAATTATGAcaattcatatagccgaccccaaCAAGCTTGCCATTGTTGCATAGTAGTTGTTATAATATCTTTGTTTAGGTGTTTCAATTTGACAGTCATTTTCAGTTACGACAACTTTGGTCAGTATGCTGAAATTAGTGTGTTAATGTTATTCATCAGGTGTATTTGCAAACTTTTTTATGTGTACGAGTTATGTTCAACTCTGTTAAAATTTGCACTACCTCTCTTGCAGTACTGTATCCATCCTCTGGGCCTTCCATCGAACAATGCAAATTATTTTCTGTTTTTGTTGATTGCTAGTGCTTGTTAAGTTCATTGTTTGGTcttactttttcttttaaatcacGAGTGTTAATTTTCGAGATGACCTGGTAAATTTCATAATTTGGCTTTTTAGTTAGATTTTTCACTTTTGGGGTAGTATGAGAAAAGCTTTTCCTTGCTTCTGAGATACCCTACATGCGCACATCTCTATCTGCCTCCTGAGGCAGCTTTTGTACATTTTTATTCTGCCATGTCTACATGTGattgtgcacacaacatgataaGGAATTATGTGAACCTGAAAGCCTAGAAACTGCGGGTTTTATCTTTATCTGATGCATTCCCCAAATATTTTTGCAGAAGCTGCTCAATCGTGCACTGTTATTCTGGACATTGTTGAATCTTCATTACCAGAAGGCTTGCCTGAAAACTTTGGTGCTGACTGTAAATTACAGGAAACTCTCAGCAACGCTGTTGAGCTGCTTCCCCAATTATGGATACTCGCAGATTCACCACGGGAAGCAATTATATCATACCGCCGAGCTCTTCTTCATCGGTGGAATCTTGATGTCCAAACTAATGCAAAGATTCAAAAagagttttccatttttcttctatATAGTGGAAGTGAATACATCCCCCCTAGTCTCAGATTCCAAATGGACAGTTCATTTGTTCCCAGAACTAATATTGAAGAGGCCATTCTTCTCTTAATGATTTTATTGAGGAAGGTTACTCTACAAAGTATAGAGTGGGATCCTTCGATTCTTGACCATCTCTCATATGCATTATCTATCTCAGATGGCCTAACGGCTCTGGCTAACCAAGTAGAAGAATTGCTTCCTAGGAATATAGATCAACGTGAACGGTATCTTATCTTAGCTCTCTGTTATTACGGAGGAGGAGATAACTTTACCGCCTTGAACTTGTTGCGGAAACTATTGAGTAGTTCCGAGGATCCCACTTGTGTTCCAGGTTTATTGCTGGCTTCAAGAATCTGTGCTGAAAGCTTAGAGTATGCAGGAGATGGCATAAATTTTGCTCGCCGAGCTATCGAAAGAATGCAAGGAAGATGTGATCGGCTGATTGGTGTTGCAAACTATGTCTTAGGTCTTTCCCTTTCAACACAGTCTAGAGCGGTTTTGAAAGATTCTGAGAGGGTTAAGATGCAATCAGAGGCACTTCAATCCTTGGAATCCGCTGGAGAACTGACAACGATGAATGACTCCAACGTCATTTACCATCTTTGTGTAGAAAATGCCGAGCAAAGGAAGTTGGATATGGCACTCCATTATGCTAAGTGCTTGCTTAAATTGGAAGGTGGGTCTACTCTGAAAGGGTGGATGCTGTTAGCTCGGGTGTTATCAGCTCAGAAGCAGTTTCCGGAAGCCGAAACTATCATTGATGCAGCTCTAGATCAGAGCGGAAAGTGGGATCAGGGAGAACTGTTGAGAACCAAAGCTAAGCTCCAAATTGCACAAGGCCAAGTGAAAAGTGCAATAGAAACATATCGTCAGCTTCTTGCTGTTCTTCAGGTCCAGAGAAAAAGCTTTGGATTGGCGGAAAATCTCAAGGTAAGTTGATTGCCCTTATGAGGTGGACTATTTTCTAGAAAGCTTCATCATCCTCTATGTTGGTTGCAAATGAAATAACTATACAGTCTATGTGAGACTAACTGAGTAGAATTTGAGCTGCTTCTTATGGAGCATTCGTTGATGAGGCAGCTGTCAAGCTAGAAATGTGTCCAGGATGGTGTCGgttaatacaaaaaaaaatatggcTATGGAAAAGGCGAAAAGCTATAGAGTTAACCTTAATGCAGAGATTAATAGTCCCATATAGTTGATAAAGCCTAAATGATTAAATGCGTGTAGAAGGCTCCCTCTTTGAGGGGAAGATTTGGATATATGCAATGGATTTGATCTAGAGAACGGAGCTGTAGCTGAACATATATACATGCCTTATAGCTTCCAAGAACATGTTTCCTTGAGATGTGTGGGTTAGCGCCAAATCATGGTTTCGAATCCTGTTGTAGAcaaaagcctggtatttaagtgggTGGGGGGGATTGTCCACCTAGCCTCGAACCGTGTGCCTCTAGCCCTCGGGGATTATTGGTTatcgaaaagaaaaaaacatgttTCCTTGAGATGAATTCAAGATTAAAGTCTACATTGAAATAATTTTGTTCTTGCAAACATTTTGATTCTGTGTGTGTGTTGGGGGGAGTTTCTGAAGCCTGACCTTTCTTCTCTGTTGAAGCCAGAGAAGTCTGTTCATTGTCATTGTTATGAATTGCCTAACTGTCTACATTTTCAGTATGGTACAAATAAAATGTTCGCTTTTGGGGGGTTGGGGGAGGAAGGTGGGGATAGGTTGGCTTTATAAGTTTTTTTGGGCTTTTAC
Proteins encoded in this region:
- the LOC142179376 gene encoding protein NPGR2-like → MKNDNNPGKARRSLKLRKIMKCFCSGEQLQIDDRDESLATKDYTTRLRSSRAREAEQKPDIGDIEEAESSLRESGALNYEEARALLGRYEYQKGNIEAALHVFEGIDIASVTTKIKVTLAIRARTKKRRSQKYDKSPMSIHAVSLLLEAVFLKAKSLQVLGRCKEAAQSCTVILDIVESSLPEGLPENFGADCKLQETLSNAVELLPQLWILADSPREAIISYRRALLHRWNLDVQTNAKIQKEFSIFLLYSGSEYIPPSLRFQMDSSFVPRTNIEEAILLLMILLRKVTLQSIEWDPSILDHLSYALSISDGLTALANQVEELLPRNIDQRERYLILALCYYGGGDNFTALNLLRKLLSSSEDPTCVPGLLLASRICAESLEYAGDGINFARRAIERMQGRCDRLIGVANYVLGLSLSTQSRAVLKDSERVKMQSEALQSLESAGELTTMNDSNVIYHLCVENAEQRKLDMALHYAKCLLKLEGGSTLKGWMLLARVLSAQKQFPEAETIIDAALDQSGKWDQGELLRTKAKLQIAQGQVKSAIETYRQLLAVLQVQRKSFGLAENLKEEGNRNRTMELEMWHDLASIYIKSSQWQDAEICLSKSEAISCYSASRLYISGLLQQSKGLYKAALRDYTKALAIDPCHIPSLISTAVVLRQISDHSPGIVRSFLMEALRLDRTSASAWHNLGLLYKEEGEAMEAAECFQAAILLQETEPIEPFR